In the Phaseolus vulgaris cultivar G19833 chromosome 7, P. vulgaris v2.0, whole genome shotgun sequence genome, one interval contains:
- the LOC137829686 gene encoding BTB/POZ and MATH domain-containing protein 2-like isoform X1, with translation MGKILRETARPSFNCSSASPSSAPPATTSSTSVTDTVRGSHRFKITGYALSKGIGIGKCIPSDIFSVGGYDWAIYFYPDGKSMEDNATYVSLFIALASEGADVRALFELTLLDQSGKERHKVHSHFERTLESGPYTLKYRGSMWGYKRFFKRTALETSDYLKDDCLSVNCSVGVVKSHTEGPKIYKIPIMPSNIGQQFGKLLESGKDSDVSFEVNGEIFAAHKLVLAARSPVFRAQLFGPMKDHNTRCIKVEDMEAPVFKALLHVIYWDSLPDMLELTGLSSKGATTLMAQHLLAAADRYGLERVRLMCETSLCEDVAINTVATTLALAEQHHCFQLKAVCLKFVAQPENLRAVMQTDGFEYLKESCPSVLTELLEYVARFTEHSDYLCKHRNEAILDGSDINGRRVKQRL, from the exons ATGGGTAAGATTCTGAGAGAAACCGCAAGGCCGTCCTTCAATTGTTCATCGGCGTCACCATCGTCAGCGCCGCCGGCGACAACGTCGTCGACGTCGGTGACTGACACGGTGAGGGGATCGCACCGGTTCAAGATCACGGGGTATGCTCTGTCGAAGGGGATTGGGATTGGGAAGTGCATACCGTCGGATATATTTTCGGTGGGAGGGTACGATTGGGCGATCTATTTTTACCCTGATGGGAAGAGCATGGAGGACAATGCTACGTACGTTTCTCTCTTCATCGCGCTTGCTAGCGAAGGGGCAGATGTTAGGGCGCTTTTTGAGTTAACCCTTTTGGATCAGAGTGGGAAGGAGAGGCATAAGGTGCATAGCCATTTCGAGAGGACCCTCGAGAGTGGACCCTACACGTTAAAATACCGTGGTAGCATGTG GGGTTACAAGCGGTTTTTTAAGAGAACAGCACTAGAGACATCAGATTATCTTAAAGACGATTGCCTTAGTGTTAATTGTAGTGTTGGTGTTGTGAAATCACACACAGAGGGccctaaaatatataaaattccaATTATGCCTTCTAACATTGGTCAACAATTTGGGAAGCTATTAGAAAGTGGGAAAGACAGTGATGTAAGTTTTGAAGTGAATGGAGAAATTTTTGCTGCCCATAAATTGGTACTAGCTGCTCGCTCACCAGTTTTCAGGGCCCAACTTTTTGGTCCTATGAAAGATCACAATACTCGTTGTATAAAAGTTGAAGACATGGAGGCTCCAGTTTTCAAG GCATTGCTTCATGTTATATATTGGGACTCACTACCTGACATGCTAGAGCTTACTGGGTTGAGCTCAAAAGGGGCCACTACCTTGATGGCTCAGCATCTGCTAGCAGCTGCTGATCGGTATGGCTTAGAGAGAGTTAGGCTGATGTGTGAAACAAGTCTCTGTGAAGATGTTGCAATAAACACTGTTGCTACGACTCTGGCCTTGGCAGAGCAGCACCATTGTTTCCAACTGAAAGCAGTCTGTCTTAAATTCGTTGCACAGCCTGAAAATCTCAGAG CTGTGATGCAAACCGATGGTTTTGAGTACTTGAAAGAAAGTTGCCCATCTGTTTTGACCGAGCTTTTAGAGTATGTGGCTAGATTTACCGAGCATTCAGACTACTTGTGCAAGCATAGGAATGAAGCAATACTTGATGGCAGCGACATAAATGGAAGGAGGGTGAAGCAAAGGCTATAG
- the LOC137829685 gene encoding uncharacterized protein has protein sequence MDKNNGSNSSVCNKIRQALASNLAVRAVQRITSFNQEPKPLTKHPKTPSSITNIPIQNKPHPHHKAHEEGSKSGAIPMKFDHSTPKVRNGNSAVSIAAKGAERANKGAIKGEPHPQHVPMQGYKQHGHGVLTESPQGKKMDVNDHFKDFIQQTREKMMRSMTNIGWGQNKHAAAPDHEPQHGSNKNENHFSDFIQRARKKLRTTTNVRKNNYTKKE, from the coding sequence ATGGACAAAAACAATGGCTCAAACTCCTCTGTGTGCAACAAAATCCGTCAAGCACTTGCAAGCAACCTGGCTGTTCGAGCCGTTCAACGCATCACAAGCTTCAATCAAGAACCTAAACCACTCACCAAACATCCAAAAACACCTTCTTCCATCACTAATATTCCTATCCAAAACAAACCACATCCACATCATAAGGCTCACGAAGAAGGATCAAAATCAGGAGCAATTCCCATGAAGTTTGACCACTCAACCCCTAAGGTGAGAAACGGAAACTCAGCAGTGTCAATTGCAGCAAAAGGTGCAGAAAGAGCTAACAAAGGGGCTATTAAAGGTGAACCTCATCCACAGCATGTTCCCATGCAAGGGTATAAACAACATGGTCATGGGGTGCTCACAGAATCACCACAAGGTAAGAAAATGGATGTCAATGACCATTTCAAAGATTTCATTCAACAAACCAGGGAGAAAATGATGAGAAGCATGACGAACATTGGTTGGGGTCAGAACAAGCATGCGGCTGCACCAGATCATGAGCCTCAGCATGGTAGCAACAAAAACGAAAACCATTTTTCAGACTTTATTCAGCGTGCTAGGAAGAAGCTCAGAACTACAACAAACGTTCGAAAGAATAATTACACGAAGAAAGAGTGA
- the LOC137829687 gene encoding E3 ubiquitin-protein ligase SP1: MKMIPWGGLSCCLSAAALYLLGRSSGRDAEILKSVTRVNQLKELAQLLDAEILPLIVTISGRVGSETPISCDFSGLRGVIVEETAEQHFLKHNDAGSWIQDSALMLSMSKEVPWYLDDGSDRVHVVGARGATGFALPVGSEAFEESGRSLVRGTLDYLQGLKMLGVKRIERVLPVGTSLTVVGEAAKDDVGTIRIQRPHKGPFYVSPKTIDQLIANLGKWARWYKYASMGLTVFGAYLIAKHAIRFILERRRRSELQRRVLAAAAAKKSGPNNDVEKADSLSDVAKRDHLMPDLCVICLEQEYNAVFVPCGHMCCCTACSSHLTNCPLCRRQIEKVVKTFRH; this comes from the exons ATGAAGATGATTCCTTGGGGTGGCCTCAGTTGCTGTTTGAGTGCTGCTGCTCTTTATCTTCTCGGCAGAAGCAGTGGCAG GGATGCTGAAATTCTTAAATCCGTTACGAGGGTCAATCAGTTGAAGGAACTGG CTCAACTGTTAGATGCCGAAATATTACCCTTGATCGTTACAATTTCGGGAAGAGTTGGCTCTGAAACCCCAATTAGCTGCGACTTCAGTGGTTTAAGAGGTGTAATAGTTGAAGAAACA gCAGAACAACATTTTCTTAAACACAATGATGCTGGTTCCTGGATACAAGATTCTGCTTTGATGCTATCAATGAGTAAAGAGGTTCCTTGGTATCTG GATGATGGGAGTGATCGTGTGCATGTGGTTGGAGCTCGGGGTGCCACTGGTTTTGCATTACCTGTTGGAAGTGAGGCATTTGAAGAGTCAGGTCGGTCACTTGTACGTGGAACATTGGATTATCTCCAAGGTCTCAAG ATGCTCGGAGTCAAGAGAATTGAACGGGTACTTCCTGTTGGAACTTCCTTGACTGTTGTTGGTGAG GCTGCTAAAGATGATGTTGGGACCATTCGAATTCAGCGACCCCACAAAGGACCATTTTATGTCTCTCCCAAAACAATTGATCAACTAATTGCAAATCTAGGGAAATGGGCAAG GTGGTATAAGTATGCCTCTATGGGCTTGACAGTGTTTGGTGCTTATCTGATAGCTAAGCATGCTATTCGGTTCATATTGGAGAGACGGCGCCGCAGCGAACTACAAAGAAG GGTtcttgctgctgctgctgcgaAGAAGTCAGGACCAAATAATGATG TTGAAAAGGCCGACAGCTTATCAGATGTTGCTAAAAGGGATCACTTAATGCCGGATTTGTGCGTAATATGCCTTGAACAGGAATATAATGCTGTTTTTGTTCC GTGTGGACATATGTGTTGCTGTACAGCTTGTTCTTCACACTTGACCAATTGTCCTCTTTGCCGGCGGCAGATAGAGAAGGTTGTCAAGACTTTCCGTCATTGA
- the LOC137829686 gene encoding BTB/POZ and MATH domain-containing protein 2-like isoform X2, whose translation MGKILRETARPSFNCSSASPSSAPPATTSSTSVTDTVRGSHRFKITGYALSKGIGIGKCIPSDIFSVGGYDWAIYFYPDGKSMEDNATYVSLFIALASEGADVRALFELTLLDQSGKERHKVHSHFERTLESGPYTLKYRGSMWGYKRFFKRTALETSDYLKDDCLSVNCSVGVVKSHTEGPKIYKIPIMPSNIGQQFGKLLESGKDSDVSFEVNGEIFAAHKLVLAARSPVFRAQLFGPMKDHNTRCIKVEDMEAPVFKALLHVIYWDSLPDMLELTGLSSKGATTLMAQHLLAAADRYGLERVRLMCETSLCEDVAINTVATTLALAEQHHCFQLKAVCLKFVAQPENLRG comes from the exons ATGGGTAAGATTCTGAGAGAAACCGCAAGGCCGTCCTTCAATTGTTCATCGGCGTCACCATCGTCAGCGCCGCCGGCGACAACGTCGTCGACGTCGGTGACTGACACGGTGAGGGGATCGCACCGGTTCAAGATCACGGGGTATGCTCTGTCGAAGGGGATTGGGATTGGGAAGTGCATACCGTCGGATATATTTTCGGTGGGAGGGTACGATTGGGCGATCTATTTTTACCCTGATGGGAAGAGCATGGAGGACAATGCTACGTACGTTTCTCTCTTCATCGCGCTTGCTAGCGAAGGGGCAGATGTTAGGGCGCTTTTTGAGTTAACCCTTTTGGATCAGAGTGGGAAGGAGAGGCATAAGGTGCATAGCCATTTCGAGAGGACCCTCGAGAGTGGACCCTACACGTTAAAATACCGTGGTAGCATGTG GGGTTACAAGCGGTTTTTTAAGAGAACAGCACTAGAGACATCAGATTATCTTAAAGACGATTGCCTTAGTGTTAATTGTAGTGTTGGTGTTGTGAAATCACACACAGAGGGccctaaaatatataaaattccaATTATGCCTTCTAACATTGGTCAACAATTTGGGAAGCTATTAGAAAGTGGGAAAGACAGTGATGTAAGTTTTGAAGTGAATGGAGAAATTTTTGCTGCCCATAAATTGGTACTAGCTGCTCGCTCACCAGTTTTCAGGGCCCAACTTTTTGGTCCTATGAAAGATCACAATACTCGTTGTATAAAAGTTGAAGACATGGAGGCTCCAGTTTTCAAG GCATTGCTTCATGTTATATATTGGGACTCACTACCTGACATGCTAGAGCTTACTGGGTTGAGCTCAAAAGGGGCCACTACCTTGATGGCTCAGCATCTGCTAGCAGCTGCTGATCGGTATGGCTTAGAGAGAGTTAGGCTGATGTGTGAAACAAGTCTCTGTGAAGATGTTGCAATAAACACTGTTGCTACGACTCTGGCCTTGGCAGAGCAGCACCATTGTTTCCAACTGAAAGCAGTCTGTCTTAAATTCGTTGCACAGCCTGAAAATCTCAGAG GCTGA
- the LOC137829686 gene encoding BTB/POZ and MATH domain-containing protein 2-like isoform X3, with translation MVKLETNLDHLCKIRWSKIQISSFHSFYSLREYVGYKRFFKRTALETSDYLKDDCLSVNCSVGVVKSHTEGPKIYKIPIMPSNIGQQFGKLLESGKDSDVSFEVNGEIFAAHKLVLAARSPVFRAQLFGPMKDHNTRCIKVEDMEAPVFKALLHVIYWDSLPDMLELTGLSSKGATTLMAQHLLAAADRYGLERVRLMCETSLCEDVAINTVATTLALAEQHHCFQLKAVCLKFVAQPENLRAVMQTDGFEYLKESCPSVLTELLEYVARFTEHSDYLCKHRNEAILDGSDINGRRVKQRL, from the exons ATGGTAAAACTCGAAACTAATCTCGATCATTTGTGTAAGATTAGATGGTCAAAAATCCAAATTAGCTCTTTTCACTCGTTTTATTCGCTTCGGGAGTATGT GGGTTACAAGCGGTTTTTTAAGAGAACAGCACTAGAGACATCAGATTATCTTAAAGACGATTGCCTTAGTGTTAATTGTAGTGTTGGTGTTGTGAAATCACACACAGAGGGccctaaaatatataaaattccaATTATGCCTTCTAACATTGGTCAACAATTTGGGAAGCTATTAGAAAGTGGGAAAGACAGTGATGTAAGTTTTGAAGTGAATGGAGAAATTTTTGCTGCCCATAAATTGGTACTAGCTGCTCGCTCACCAGTTTTCAGGGCCCAACTTTTTGGTCCTATGAAAGATCACAATACTCGTTGTATAAAAGTTGAAGACATGGAGGCTCCAGTTTTCAAG GCATTGCTTCATGTTATATATTGGGACTCACTACCTGACATGCTAGAGCTTACTGGGTTGAGCTCAAAAGGGGCCACTACCTTGATGGCTCAGCATCTGCTAGCAGCTGCTGATCGGTATGGCTTAGAGAGAGTTAGGCTGATGTGTGAAACAAGTCTCTGTGAAGATGTTGCAATAAACACTGTTGCTACGACTCTGGCCTTGGCAGAGCAGCACCATTGTTTCCAACTGAAAGCAGTCTGTCTTAAATTCGTTGCACAGCCTGAAAATCTCAGAG CTGTGATGCAAACCGATGGTTTTGAGTACTTGAAAGAAAGTTGCCCATCTGTTTTGACCGAGCTTTTAGAGTATGTGGCTAGATTTACCGAGCATTCAGACTACTTGTGCAAGCATAGGAATGAAGCAATACTTGATGGCAGCGACATAAATGGAAGGAGGGTGAAGCAAAGGCTATAG
- the LOC137829688 gene encoding uncharacterized protein: protein MLQKLCLMASHGCPPGLALQQELPMVGCTITKGCLPLLPSVLKPEIIRYGSPLNPFQSTIPQKEWFGSDQLVDVNSTTQRPMLIGVQGTYPSPVHFGFGIVEQCTQQDKIFQCISAEAGIGGVHISLLSDLVDLQLSGIDEPQKPLTPIIPKSKFFIPKLLLDIFQDSAFSSKVRVHPDGQVTFMGTAIEMKDLLSVVSDSYLLRKGEKQFMLVPHFSRMSIKEVEVRSLSSSLDIHSTLTVPLRSPEKVKVKPSQKKNKKVAKERDLFKKNYLHACESLLSLMVDKRQHRKTAILSLKKSGPELPELLSQFSVGIAGTGLAVLLSVICMLACGRGIPFCASKLLNTGFGFGLVWLSWAVNKLRDTIVGINKNGGKPRPKDEEIIRKVDKSLREIYFRSAALLAVAVLRLA, encoded by the exons ATGTTGCAGAAACTGTGTTTAATGGCTTCTCATGGATGCCCTCCGGGACTTGCTTTGCAGCAAGAACTGCCCATGGTTGGCTGCACCATTACCAAG GGTTGTCTACCATTATTGCCTTCTGTACTGAAACCAGAAATCATCAGATATGGATCCCCGCTAAATCCATTTCAGTCAACCATACCCCAAAAGGAGTGGTTCGGTTCTGATCAGCTTGTCGACGTGAACTCGACGACTCAAAGGCCCATGCTTATTGGTGTTCAAG GAACTTATCCAAGCCCAGTACATTTTGGCTTTGGCATCGTTGAACAATGCACTCAGCAGGATAAAATTTTTCAGTGCATCAGTGCTGAAGCTGGGATAGGTGGAGTACATATATCTTTGTTGTCTGACTTGGTGGATTTGCAATTATCAGGCATTGATGAACCTCAAAAACCATTGACACCTATTATCCCAAAAAGCAAATTTTTCATCCCAAAGCTTTTGCTAGATATTTTTCAAGATTCGGCCTTTAGTTCAAAGGTTAGAGTTCATCCAGATGGTCAAGTCACTTTTATGGGTACTGCAATTGAGATGAAAGATCTTCTTTCTGTAGTTTCCGACTCGTACTTATTACGGAAGGGTGAAAAACAATTTATGCTTGTCCCACATTTCAGCAG GATGAGTATCAAAGAAGTAGAAGTAAGAAGTCTTTCATCCTCGTTGGATATTCATTCTACATTGACTGTTCCTTTGAGGAG tCCTGAGAAAGTCAAAGTCAAGCCTTCacaaaagaagaacaagaaagtAGCCAAAGAGAGGGATCTCTTCAAGAAGAACTACTTGCATGCATGTGAAAGCCTTCTGTCCTTAATGGTTGACAAGAGGCAACACCGCAAAACAGCAATTCTCTCCCTCAAGAAATCTGGCCCTGAACTTCCTGAGCTCCTTTCACAGTTTTCTGTTGGCATTGCTGGTACTGGTCTTGCTGTCCTGCTATCTGTGATCTGTATGCTTGCCTGTGGAAGGGGGATTCCCTTTTGTGCTTCTAAGCTCCTCAACACAGGGTTTGGATTTGGGCTGGTTTGGCTATCTTGGGCAGTTAATAAGCTAAGGGATACCATTGTTGGCATTAATAAGAATGGTGGAAAGCCAAGACCGAAAGATGAGGAAATAATTCGAAAGGTCGACAAGAGTCTAAGAGAAATATACTTCAGATCCGCTGCTTTGCTGGCAGTGGCAGTGCTAAGGCTTGCTTGA